A stretch of the Jatrophihabitans sp. genome encodes the following:
- a CDS encoding 50S ribosomal protein L25/general stress protein Ctc, whose amino-acid sequence MSEVRLAAEVRTEFGKGGARRTRRSGKIPAVIYGHGADPRHVSLPAREFAQAIKRGGGNVLLTLTLDGKDQLTIPKAVQRHPIRGDYEHVDLIAVRRGERVTIDVPLVVVGDVAPGAMLGQEHTTVQVEAEATHLPTEIEVSVEGLDTGAHITAGDLKLPAGSTLVTDAETLLLNVSTAPTAEDIEADTAEAIADLGIVEEPSDADVAAAAEEAAEEAKDDETSDKE is encoded by the coding sequence GTGTCTGAAGTCCGTTTGGCCGCCGAAGTACGTACCGAGTTCGGCAAGGGTGGCGCTCGCCGTACCCGTCGTTCCGGCAAGATCCCTGCCGTCATCTACGGCCACGGCGCCGACCCCCGGCACGTGTCGTTGCCGGCCCGCGAGTTCGCCCAGGCGATCAAGCGGGGCGGCGGCAACGTGCTGCTGACCCTGACCCTGGACGGCAAGGACCAGCTCACCATTCCCAAGGCCGTCCAGCGGCACCCGATCCGGGGCGACTACGAGCACGTCGACCTGATCGCCGTCCGCCGGGGTGAGCGGGTCACCATCGACGTTCCGCTGGTGGTCGTCGGCGACGTCGCCCCCGGCGCCATGCTGGGCCAGGAGCACACCACGGTCCAGGTCGAGGCCGAGGCCACCCACCTGCCCACCGAGATCGAGGTCTCGGTCGAGGGCCTGGACACGGGCGCGCACATCACCGCCGGCGACCTCAAGCTGCCGGCCGGCTCGACGCTGGTGACCGACGCCGAGACGCTGCTGCTCAACGTCAGCACCGCGCCGACCGCCGAGGACATCGAGGCCGACACCGCCGAGGCGATCGCCGACCTGGGCATCGTCGAGGAGCCCTCCGACGCCGACGTGGCCGCGGCTGCCGAAGAGGCTGCCGAGGAAGCCAAGGACGACGAGACCTCGGACAAGGAGTAA
- a CDS encoding ribose-phosphate diphosphokinase has product MIEQDISQQGTSEQSTNGHGMSGQGASDQQGAGGQHGAREHQGAREHQGAGEHQSARNLQVANRKSMTLFSGRAFPELADEIAGHIGMRITPMTARDFANGEIFVRPEESVRGSDAFVIQSHTTPINHWVMETLILVDALKRASAKRITVVAPFYPYSRQDKKHRGREPISARLIADLLKTAGADRIMSIDLHTAQIQGFFDGPVDHLFALPLLAKYVADTYSGENLTVVSPDTGRVRAAEQWADRIGGAPIAFIHKTRDPNVANTVVANRVVGDVVGRLCILADDMIDTGSSVVKAADLLYEAGASDVIIAATHGIFSEPAADRLKNSRVREVIITNTLPLRPEQRFDKLTVISIAPMIARAIKEVFSDGSVTSLFDGRS; this is encoded by the coding sequence ATGATTGAGCAGGACATCAGCCAGCAGGGCACGAGTGAGCAGAGCACGAACGGGCACGGCATGAGCGGGCAGGGCGCGAGTGACCAGCAGGGCGCGGGTGGCCAGCATGGCGCGCGTGAGCACCAGGGCGCGCGTGAGCACCAGGGCGCGGGTGAGCACCAGAGCGCGCGCAACCTGCAGGTAGCCAACCGCAAGAGCATGACGCTGTTCTCCGGTCGGGCGTTTCCTGAGCTGGCCGACGAGATCGCCGGCCACATCGGCATGCGGATCACCCCGATGACCGCCCGGGACTTCGCCAACGGCGAGATCTTCGTGCGGCCGGAGGAGTCGGTTCGCGGCTCGGACGCGTTCGTGATCCAGTCCCACACCACCCCGATCAACCACTGGGTGATGGAGACCCTGATCCTGGTCGACGCCCTCAAGCGCGCGTCGGCCAAGCGGATCACCGTGGTGGCGCCGTTCTACCCCTACTCCCGGCAGGACAAGAAGCACCGCGGCCGCGAGCCGATCTCGGCGCGGCTGATCGCCGACCTGCTCAAGACCGCCGGCGCCGACCGGATCATGTCGATCGACCTGCACACCGCCCAGATCCAGGGCTTCTTCGACGGCCCGGTGGACCACCTGTTCGCGCTGCCGTTGCTGGCCAAGTACGTGGCCGACACCTACTCCGGTGAGAACCTGACCGTGGTCTCCCCCGACACCGGCCGGGTGCGTGCCGCCGAGCAGTGGGCCGACCGGATCGGCGGGGCCCCGATCGCGTTCATCCACAAGACCCGCGATCCCAACGTGGCCAACACCGTCGTGGCCAACCGGGTCGTCGGCGACGTGGTCGGACGTCTGTGCATCCTGGCCGACGACATGATCGACACCGGCAGCAGCGTGGTGAAGGCGGCTGACCTGCTCTACGAGGCGGGCGCCTCCGACGTCATCATCGCCGCCACCCACGGAATCTTCTCCGAGCCGGCCGCCGACCGGCTCAAGAACAGCCGGGTCCGCGAGGTGATCATCACCAACACGCTGCCGCTGCGGCCCGAGCAGCGCTTCGACAAGCTGACCGTCATCTCGATCGCCCCGATGATCGCCCGCGCCATCAAGGAAGTCTTCTCCGACGGCTCGGTCACCAGCCTGTTCGACGGCCGCAGCTAG
- a CDS encoding ABC-F family ATP-binding cassette domain-containing protein → MANLVNLENVSKGYGTTSVLEAVSLGVGDRDRIGVVGRNGGGKSTLLRMITGAEPPDSGRSTATGGLRIAAVDQAGHLNSGSTVRDLVVGDAAEHVWAGDAAIREVLSGLGLAALGLDTLVDRMSGGERRRVSLAAALVTDADLLVLDEPTNHLDIEGVTWLAEHLNRRRGALLAVTHDRWFLDAVCTRTWEVTDGSVRSFDGGYAAYVLARAERDRQASASEARRQNLLRKELAWLRRGPPARTSKPKFRIEAAEALIADVPPVRSAVELRALSAKRLGRTVYDVEDVTLSVGSGDTARTLFSHATWHVGPGDRIGIIGVNGSGKTHLLRLLAGELAPEAGKVVIGQTVRVGYLSQNVTELPSQLRVIEAVTEVRGTAVLDGVEQSASQLAERFGFANERQWTPVSDLSGGERRRLQLLRLLLTQPNVLLLDEPTNDLDTDTLAELEDLLDSWAGTLVVVSHDRYLIERVCDSTVALLGDGSIAALPGGIDEYLRRRAADLRAAEPTSQPASPKPARKSDPRATRKELSRLEREISKLDRREAELHQALAEHATDYTRISALDAELREVLESKEAAEHSWLELSEEL, encoded by the coding sequence ATGGCGAACCTGGTCAACCTGGAGAACGTCTCCAAGGGTTACGGCACCACCTCGGTGCTCGAGGCGGTGTCCCTCGGCGTCGGTGACCGCGACCGGATCGGCGTGGTCGGGCGCAACGGCGGCGGCAAGTCCACCCTGCTTCGGATGATCACCGGCGCCGAGCCACCGGACTCCGGCCGCTCCACCGCTACCGGCGGGCTGCGGATCGCCGCCGTCGACCAGGCCGGTCACCTGAACTCCGGCTCCACCGTGCGGGACCTGGTGGTGGGCGACGCCGCCGAGCACGTCTGGGCCGGTGACGCCGCCATCCGCGAGGTGCTCAGCGGCCTGGGACTGGCAGCGCTGGGCCTGGACACCCTGGTGGACCGGATGTCCGGTGGCGAGCGCCGCCGGGTGTCGCTGGCCGCCGCGCTGGTCACCGACGCCGACCTGCTGGTGCTGGACGAGCCGACCAACCACCTCGACATCGAAGGGGTCACCTGGCTGGCCGAGCACCTCAACCGGCGCCGCGGCGCGCTGCTGGCCGTCACCCACGACCGCTGGTTCCTCGACGCGGTCTGCACCCGCACCTGGGAGGTGACCGACGGCTCGGTCCGCAGCTTCGACGGCGGGTACGCCGCCTACGTGCTGGCCCGGGCCGAGCGCGACCGGCAGGCCAGCGCCAGCGAGGCCCGGCGGCAGAACCTGCTGCGCAAGGAGCTGGCCTGGTTGCGCCGGGGCCCGCCGGCCCGCACCTCCAAGCCCAAGTTCCGGATCGAGGCCGCCGAGGCCCTGATCGCCGACGTCCCGCCGGTGCGCAGCGCCGTCGAGTTGCGGGCGCTGTCGGCCAAGCGACTGGGCCGCACCGTCTATGACGTCGAGGACGTGACGCTCTCGGTCGGCAGCGGCGACACCGCCCGGACGCTGTTCTCCCACGCCACCTGGCATGTCGGCCCCGGTGACCGGATCGGGATCATCGGCGTCAACGGCTCGGGCAAGACCCACCTGCTGCGGCTGCTGGCCGGCGAGCTGGCTCCCGAGGCCGGCAAGGTGGTGATCGGCCAGACCGTCCGGGTCGGTTACCTGTCCCAGAACGTCACCGAGCTGCCGTCGCAGTTGCGGGTGATCGAGGCGGTGACCGAGGTGCGCGGCACCGCGGTGCTCGACGGCGTCGAGCAGTCGGCCAGCCAGCTGGCCGAGCGGTTCGGCTTCGCCAACGAGCGGCAGTGGACGCCGGTGAGCGACCTGTCCGGCGGCGAGCGGCGCCGGCTGCAACTGCTGCGGCTGCTGCTCACCCAGCCCAACGTGCTGCTGCTGGACGAGCCGACCAACGACCTGGACACCGACACCCTCGCCGAGCTGGAGGACCTGCTGGACTCCTGGGCCGGCACCCTGGTGGTCGTCAGCCACGACCGGTACCTGATCGAGCGGGTCTGCGATTCGACAGTGGCGCTGCTGGGCGACGGCTCGATCGCGGCGCTGCCGGGCGGGATCGATGAGTACCTGCGACGCCGCGCGGCCGACCTGCGGGCCGCCGAGCCGACCAGCCAGCCGGCTTCTCCCAAGCCGGCGCGCAAGTCCGACCCGCGGGCGACCCGCAAGGAGCTGTCCCGGCTGGAGCGCGAGATCTCCAAGCTGGACCGCCGGGAGGCCGAGCTGCACCAGGCGCTGGCCGAGCACGCCACCGACTACACCCGGATCAGCGCGCTCGACGCCGAGCTGCGCGAGGTGCTGGAGTCCAAGGAGGCCGCCGAGCACAGCTGGCTGGAGCTTTCGGAGGAGCTGTAG
- the glmU gene encoding bifunctional UDP-N-acetylglucosamine diphosphorylase/glucosamine-1-phosphate N-acetyltransferase GlmU, whose protein sequence is MTALDASIARPPLTIIVLAAGEGSRMKSPALPKVLHSFAGRTLLGHALAATAGLAAERTAVVIGHRRDEVAAELAKIAPAAVPVVQEQQNGTGHAVRVALEQLAADRPVTGAVLVLPGDAPLLSASTLAGLLDSHNVSGAAATLLTSELADPTGYGRVIRTGDPARPNSVLRVVEQKDADPDELAVTEVSAGVYAFDADPLHQAIGRLSTDNAQGEEYLPEVVSIFVAEGREVRALTAPADETAGVNDRLQLAAAHRGYNQRLLERHMRDGVRVIDPATCWVDAEVSLAPDVTLKPNVQLHGATRVEAGAVIGPDCTLTDTVVGAGSVLNRTVANQASVGAGVTIGPFAYLRPGTELADQVHIGTYVEIKASDIGVGSKVPHLSYVGDASIGEHSNIGAATVFVNYDGVHKHRSKIGDHARTGADNMFVAPVSVGDGAYTAAGSVITSDVPPGALGVGRTPQRNVKGWVLRRRAGTASAAAAQAAATTTGPADTGTPAQDGTPAPDQDSPSRTTGEQQGMSGSSRA, encoded by the coding sequence GTGACCGCCCTCGACGCCTCGATCGCGCGCCCGCCGCTCACAATCATCGTCCTGGCCGCGGGCGAGGGCAGCCGGATGAAGTCGCCCGCGCTGCCCAAGGTGTTGCACTCCTTCGCCGGCCGCACGCTGCTCGGCCACGCGCTGGCGGCGACGGCGGGCCTGGCTGCCGAGCGCACCGCGGTGGTGATCGGGCACCGCCGAGACGAGGTCGCCGCCGAGCTGGCCAAGATCGCCCCGGCCGCCGTGCCGGTGGTGCAGGAGCAGCAGAACGGCACCGGGCACGCCGTCCGGGTGGCGCTGGAGCAACTGGCCGCCGACCGGCCGGTCACCGGCGCCGTGCTGGTGCTGCCCGGCGACGCGCCGCTGCTGTCGGCGAGCACCCTGGCCGGCCTGCTGGACTCCCATAACGTCAGCGGCGCCGCCGCGACCCTGCTGACCAGCGAGCTGGCCGACCCGACCGGGTACGGCCGGGTGATCCGGACCGGCGACCCGGCCAGGCCGAACTCGGTGCTACGGGTGGTCGAGCAGAAGGACGCCGACCCCGACGAGCTGGCCGTGACCGAGGTGTCGGCCGGGGTGTACGCCTTCGACGCCGACCCGCTGCACCAGGCGATCGGCCGGCTCAGCACCGACAACGCCCAGGGTGAGGAGTACCTGCCCGAGGTGGTCAGCATCTTCGTCGCCGAGGGCCGGGAGGTGCGCGCCCTGACCGCGCCCGCCGACGAGACCGCCGGCGTCAACGACCGGCTCCAGCTGGCGGCCGCGCACCGCGGCTACAACCAGCGGCTGCTGGAGCGGCACATGCGCGACGGCGTCCGGGTGATCGACCCGGCGACCTGCTGGGTGGACGCCGAGGTCAGCCTGGCGCCCGACGTGACCCTGAAGCCGAACGTCCAGCTGCACGGCGCGACCCGGGTCGAGGCCGGCGCGGTGATCGGCCCGGACTGCACCCTGACCGACACGGTGGTCGGCGCCGGCAGCGTGTTGAACCGGACGGTCGCCAACCAGGCCAGCGTCGGCGCCGGCGTCACGATCGGCCCGTTCGCCTACCTGCGGCCCGGCACCGAACTCGCCGATCAAGTGCACATCGGCACCTACGTCGAGATCAAGGCCTCGGACATCGGAGTCGGGAGCAAGGTGCCGCACCTGAGCTACGTCGGGGACGCCAGCATCGGCGAGCACTCCAACATCGGCGCCGCCACCGTGTTCGTCAACTACGACGGCGTGCACAAGCACCGCTCGAAGATCGGCGACCACGCCCGGACCGGCGCGGACAACATGTTCGTGGCACCGGTCAGCGTCGGCGACGGCGCCTACACCGCGGCCGGATCGGTCATCACCTCCGACGTCCCGCCCGGAGCCCTGGGGGTGGGTCGGACGCCGCAGCGCAACGTGAAAGGCTGGGTGTTGCGGCGCCGGGCCGGCACCGCCTCGGCAGCCGCCGCCCAAGCGGCCGCCACCACCACCGGTCCGGCGGACACCGGCACACCGGCACAGGACGGCACACCAGCACCGGACCAGGACAGCCCGAGCCGCACGACTGGGGAGCAGCAAGGCATGAGTGGGAGCAGCAGGGCATGA
- the pth gene encoding aminoacyl-tRNA hydrolase, translating into MTDERFLIVGLGNPGPRYAVTRHNAGFLVADELAARIGGSFKAHKGRADVVEGRLAGQAVVLAKPKSYMNESGGPIVAISRFYKVDVTRMVVIHDELDLPFGGLRLKRGGGEGGHNGLKSASSALGSKEYLRVRFGIGRPPGRQDPADYVLREWAAAERKELGFLIDRAADAVETLIGKGLEAAQNEFNS; encoded by the coding sequence ATGACTGACGAGCGCTTTCTCATCGTCGGGCTCGGCAACCCGGGCCCTCGCTATGCCGTCACCCGGCACAACGCCGGCTTTCTGGTGGCCGACGAGCTGGCCGCCCGGATCGGCGGGTCCTTCAAGGCCCACAAGGGCCGGGCCGATGTCGTCGAGGGCCGGCTGGCCGGGCAGGCCGTGGTGCTGGCCAAGCCGAAGTCCTACATGAACGAGTCCGGCGGTCCGATCGTGGCGATCAGCCGGTTCTACAAGGTCGACGTCACTCGAATGGTCGTGATCCACGACGAGCTCGACCTGCCCTTCGGCGGCCTGCGGCTCAAGCGCGGCGGCGGCGAGGGCGGCCACAACGGACTGAAGTCCGCCAGCTCGGCTCTGGGGTCCAAGGAGTACCTGCGGGTCCGCTTCGGGATCGGCCGGCCGCCCGGACGCCAGGATCCGGCTGACTACGTGCTGCGCGAGTGGGCCGCGGCCGAGCGCAAGGAGCTCGGGTTCCTGATCGACCGGGCCGCCGACGCGGTCGAGACGCTGATCGGCAAAGGGCTGGAAGCGGCCCAGAACGAGTTCAACTCCTGA
- the kynU gene encoding kynureninase, with amino-acid sequence MTDSPTTTAPDAALTVAPDADQHSTGRLASLPEPGAAAEDPLLAAARLADAGDELAHLRERFELPDGTVYLDGNSLGPLPRVVLPAVTELVRRQWGQDLITSWNIHDWWGLPGRVGNQLAGFIGAGEGQVMCGDSTSVQLFQAITAACRLRPDRSTLLTDGVNFPSDQYLADSVGRLLGLRVVRLHPSELKAYLDEHGEQVAAVSFSLVDYRTGELFDAAELTRTAQAAGAVMVWDLCHAIGALPVALDEIGADLAVGCTYKYLNGGPGSPAFIYIAHRHQRHVQLPLTGWNGHREPFGLNGSYVPADSIEQARIGTPALLSMVALQAALSAFDGVGIERLRAKSLALTQQVIDFADQRLAGFGVEVVTPRRPELRGSQVSLRMPDAYQVCQALIERGVIGDFRAPDLLRLGFTPMYLSFTEVHRGMATLAEIMADGSYREPRFARRAAVT; translated from the coding sequence ATGACCGACTCGCCGACCACCACCGCACCGGACGCCGCTCTGACCGTCGCACCGGATGCCGACCAGCACTCGACGGGCCGGCTGGCGAGCCTGCCTGAGCCCGGCGCCGCCGCTGAGGACCCGCTGCTGGCAGCGGCCCGGCTGGCCGACGCCGGTGACGAGCTGGCCCACCTGCGCGAGAGGTTCGAGCTCCCGGACGGCACGGTCTACCTGGACGGCAACTCCCTCGGCCCGCTGCCGCGGGTGGTGCTGCCCGCGGTCACCGAACTGGTGCGCCGGCAATGGGGCCAGGACCTGATCACGTCCTGGAACATCCACGACTGGTGGGGCCTGCCCGGGCGGGTCGGCAACCAGCTCGCCGGTTTTATCGGCGCCGGCGAGGGCCAGGTGATGTGCGGCGACTCGACCTCGGTGCAGCTGTTCCAGGCGATCACCGCGGCCTGCCGGCTGCGACCGGACCGGTCGACGCTGCTGACCGACGGGGTGAACTTTCCCAGCGACCAGTACCTGGCCGACTCGGTGGGCCGGCTGCTGGGCCTGCGGGTGGTCCGGCTGCACCCGTCCGAGCTGAAGGCCTACCTCGACGAACACGGCGAGCAGGTGGCGGCGGTGTCGTTCTCACTGGTCGACTACCGCACCGGCGAGCTGTTCGACGCCGCCGAGCTGACCCGGACGGCGCAGGCGGCCGGCGCGGTGATGGTCTGGGACCTCTGCCACGCCATCGGCGCGCTGCCGGTCGCGCTGGACGAGATCGGGGCGGACCTGGCGGTCGGCTGCACCTACAAGTACCTCAACGGCGGGCCGGGCTCCCCCGCCTTCATCTACATCGCCCACCGCCATCAGCGCCACGTTCAGCTGCCGTTGACCGGCTGGAACGGGCACCGCGAGCCGTTCGGCCTCAACGGCAGTTACGTTCCCGCCGACTCGATCGAGCAGGCCCGGATCGGCACCCCGGCGCTGCTGTCGATGGTGGCGCTGCAGGCCGCGCTGTCCGCCTTCGACGGGGTGGGCATCGAGCGGTTGCGCGCCAAGTCCCTGGCGCTGACCCAGCAGGTGATCGACTTCGCCGACCAGCGGCTGGCCGGTTTCGGGGTCGAGGTGGTCACCCCGCGCCGGCCGGAGCTGCGCGGCTCGCAGGTCTCGCTGCGGATGCCCGATGCCTACCAGGTCTGCCAGGCGCTGATCGAGCGCGGTGTCATCGGTGACTTCCGGGCGCCCGACCTGCTGCGGCTGGGTTTCACCCCGATGTACCTCAGCTTCACCGAGGTGCACCGGGGAATGGCCACGCTGGCCGAGATCATGGCCGACGGCAGCTACCGCGAGCCCCGGTTCGCCCGGCGGGCGGCGGTCACCTGA
- a CDS encoding 4-(cytidine 5'-diphospho)-2-C-methyl-D-erythritol kinase codes for MSQTAERVSVRVPAKINLQLAVGPLGADGFHQIGTVFHALELTDQLSAAPAESLTLTLTGAESAGLPTDQRNLAWRAASLLAEHGGVPAHAELVIDKRIPVAAGLAGGSADAAAALLACDRLWGLGLPAGELAGLAAQLGSDVAFALLGGSAVGSGRGERLRPIQGGREFHWVLAVAHGGLSTPAVYAELDRRRGSDQAGAAGDPVAAVTASGVLEAVASGDPGLLAGRLANDLQPAAIALAPYLAATLAAGQDCGALAGIVSGSGPTCAFLARDEAHARTLARALAGTGSCRQALAVAGGNARATVSG; via the coding sequence GTGTCCCAGACTGCCGAGCGGGTGAGCGTCCGGGTTCCCGCCAAGATCAACCTTCAGCTGGCGGTGGGGCCGCTGGGCGCCGACGGCTTCCACCAGATCGGCACGGTGTTCCACGCGCTGGAGCTGACCGACCAGCTGAGCGCCGCGCCCGCCGAGTCGCTGACCCTGACGCTGACCGGCGCCGAGAGCGCCGGGCTGCCCACCGACCAGCGCAACCTGGCCTGGCGGGCGGCGAGCCTGCTGGCCGAACACGGCGGCGTCCCGGCCCACGCCGAGCTCGTGATCGACAAGCGGATTCCGGTCGCCGCCGGCCTGGCCGGTGGCTCGGCCGACGCCGCCGCCGCGCTGCTGGCCTGCGACCGGCTCTGGGGACTGGGGCTGCCGGCCGGCGAGCTGGCCGGACTGGCGGCCCAGCTGGGCAGCGACGTGGCCTTCGCCCTGCTCGGTGGTTCGGCGGTGGGCTCCGGACGCGGCGAGCGGCTGCGCCCGATCCAGGGCGGGCGGGAGTTCCACTGGGTGCTGGCGGTGGCCCACGGCGGGCTGTCCACGCCGGCGGTCTATGCCGAGCTGGATCGCCGGCGCGGCTCTGACCAGGCCGGGGCCGCCGGCGACCCGGTCGCGGCGGTCACTGCCAGCGGAGTGCTGGAGGCCGTGGCCAGCGGAGATCCCGGGCTGCTGGCCGGCCGGCTGGCCAATGACCTGCAACCGGCCGCGATCGCGCTGGCGCCCTACCTGGCCGCCACCCTGGCTGCCGGGCAGGACTGCGGCGCGCTGGCCGGCATCGTCTCCGGCTCGGGGCCGACCTGCGCGTTCCTGGCTCGTGATGAGGCGCACGCCCGGACGCTGGCCCGGGCGCTGGCCGGCACCGGCAGCTGCCGGCAGGCCCTGGCGGTGGCCGGCGGCAACGCCCGAGCGACGGTGTCGGGCTGA
- the rsmA gene encoding 16S rRNA (adenine(1518)-N(6)/adenine(1519)-N(6))-dimethyltransferase RsmA: protein MTELLGPAQIRELAGRLGIRPTKTLGQNFVHDPNTIRRIVRAAELEPDEVVLEVGPGLGSLSLELLAASSQLTAVEIDPRLAAELPATVSHYAPELAGRLRVVQADALSVTALADPQPTALVANLPYNVSVPVLLNLLAALPTIRHGLVLVQLEVADRLAAAPGSKVYGVPSAKLAWYGPAVRVGVVPRSVFWPVPNVESGLVRFSRGAPPPGNASRAEVFAVIDAAFAQRRKMLRSALAGWAGSSAAAEAALIKAGVDPTARGETLPVAAFARIAEARPG from the coding sequence ATGACCGAGCTACTGGGGCCGGCCCAGATCCGAGAACTGGCCGGGCGTCTTGGGATACGTCCCACCAAGACGCTCGGCCAGAACTTTGTCCACGACCCCAACACCATCCGCCGGATCGTCCGGGCCGCCGAGCTCGAGCCGGACGAGGTCGTGCTGGAGGTCGGCCCCGGGCTGGGATCGCTGAGCCTGGAGCTGCTGGCCGCCAGCAGCCAGCTGACCGCCGTGGAGATCGACCCGCGGTTGGCGGCCGAGCTGCCCGCCACCGTGAGCCACTACGCTCCCGAGCTGGCCGGCCGGTTGCGGGTCGTGCAGGCCGACGCGTTGAGCGTCACGGCGCTGGCGGATCCGCAGCCGACGGCGCTGGTGGCCAACCTGCCCTACAACGTCTCGGTGCCGGTGCTGCTCAACCTGCTGGCGGCGCTGCCCACGATCAGGCACGGCCTGGTGCTGGTGCAGCTCGAGGTCGCCGACCGGCTGGCCGCCGCCCCGGGGTCCAAGGTGTACGGCGTGCCGAGCGCCAAGCTGGCCTGGTACGGCCCGGCGGTCCGGGTCGGCGTGGTGCCGCGCTCGGTGTTCTGGCCGGTCCCCAACGTCGAGTCCGGACTGGTCCGGTTCAGCCGGGGCGCGCCGCCGCCGGGCAACGCCAGCCGGGCAGAGGTGTTCGCGGTGATCGACGCGGCCTTCGCGCAGCGCCGCAAGATGCTGCGCTCGGCACTGGCCGGCTGGGCCGGCTCATCGGCGGCCGCCGAGGCGGCGCTGATCAAGGCCGGGGTCGATCCGACGGCTCGCGGGGAGACCCTGCCGGTGGCGGCCTTCGCCCGGATCGCCGAAGCCCGGCCGGGCTGA
- a CDS encoding TetR/AcrR family transcriptional regulator: MGTVTDSQSRPRVRMTGKERREQLLDVGRALFAEKGFEVTSIEEIATRAGVSKPVVYEHFGGKEGLYAVVVDREMRNLMEAVTSALTGTNPRALVEQAALALLTYIEEQTDGFRILVRDSPVATSTGTFSSLLNDIASQVEYILVREFDARKLNPKLAGMYAQMLVGMVALTGQWWLEVRKPKREEVAAHLVNLGWNGLRGLEAKPKLSLES; this comes from the coding sequence ATGGGCACGGTGACCGACAGCCAGAGCAGGCCCCGGGTTCGGATGACCGGTAAGGAACGGCGCGAGCAACTGCTGGACGTCGGGCGGGCGCTGTTCGCCGAGAAGGGCTTCGAAGTCACCTCGATCGAAGAGATCGCGACCCGGGCCGGGGTCAGCAAGCCGGTGGTCTACGAGCACTTCGGGGGCAAGGAAGGCCTGTACGCGGTGGTGGTGGACCGCGAGATGCGCAACCTGATGGAAGCGGTCACCTCGGCCCTGACCGGCACCAACCCCCGGGCGCTGGTCGAGCAGGCCGCCCTGGCGCTGCTGACCTACATCGAGGAGCAGACCGACGGCTTCCGGATCCTGGTCCGGGACTCCCCGGTGGCCACCAGCACCGGGACCTTCTCCTCGCTGCTGAACGACATCGCCAGCCAGGTGGAGTACATCCTGGTCCGCGAGTTCGACGCCCGGAAGCTCAACCCGAAGCTGGCCGGCATGTACGCCCAGATGCTGGTGGGCATGGTGGCCCTGACCGGGCAGTGGTGGCTCGAGGTGCGCAAGCCCAAGCGCGAAGAGGTGGCCGCGCACCTGGTGAACCTGGGCTGGAACGGCCTGCGGGGCCTGGAGGCCAAGCCGAAGCTGTCGCTGGAGTCCTGA
- a CDS encoding fatty acid desaturase yields MTMLEDTPGATPPSHRPHNLQDGRNLQDGQPLRDGHGLQDGQPGAKPMISGRKGLSEQVLLYVFVVVPFLAVLAAVPLAWGWGIGWMELSIALVFYVVSALGITVGFHRYFTHGAFKANRGLKIALAIAGSLAIEGPVIRWVADHRRHHAFSDREGDPHSPWRFGASARGLVKGFWYAHLGWMFDSERTNQAKYAPDLQADPDLVRIDKQFPLWVAFTLLAPAVLGGLISWSWTGALSTFFWASLVRLCLLHHVTWSINSVCHLIGERPYASRDRSANFWPLAILSMGESWHNSHHADPTCARHGVDRGQLDISARTIWLLEKFGWASEVRWPRRDRFDKLAARRAAERTEERAAA; encoded by the coding sequence ATGACCATGCTCGAGGACACGCCGGGCGCCACCCCGCCGAGCCACCGCCCGCACAACCTGCAGGACGGACGCAATCTGCAGGACGGCCAGCCTTTGCGGGACGGCCACGGCTTGCAGGACGGCCAGCCGGGCGCCAAGCCGATGATCTCCGGACGCAAGGGCCTATCGGAGCAGGTGCTGCTCTACGTGTTCGTGGTGGTGCCGTTCCTGGCGGTGCTGGCCGCCGTCCCGCTGGCCTGGGGCTGGGGAATCGGCTGGATGGAGCTGAGCATCGCGCTGGTCTTCTACGTGGTCTCCGCGTTGGGCATCACGGTGGGATTCCACCGCTACTTCACCCACGGCGCGTTCAAGGCCAACCGGGGCCTCAAAATCGCGCTCGCGATCGCCGGCTCGCTGGCCATCGAGGGCCCGGTGATCCGCTGGGTCGCCGACCACCGTCGGCACCACGCGTTCTCCGACCGCGAAGGCGACCCGCACTCGCCGTGGCGCTTCGGAGCGTCGGCCCGCGGGCTCGTCAAGGGCTTCTGGTACGCCCACCTCGGCTGGATGTTCGACTCCGAGCGCACCAACCAGGCCAAGTACGCCCCCGACCTGCAGGCCGATCCGGACCTGGTCCGGATCGACAAGCAGTTCCCGCTCTGGGTGGCCTTCACGCTGCTGGCCCCGGCGGTGCTGGGCGGGCTGATCAGCTGGTCGTGGACCGGCGCGCTGAGCACGTTCTTCTGGGCCTCGCTGGTGCGACTGTGCCTGCTGCACCACGTGACCTGGTCGATCAACTCGGTCTGCCACCTGATCGGCGAGCGGCCCTACGCCTCGCGGGACCGGTCGGCGAACTTCTGGCCGCTGGCGATCCTGAGCATGGGCGAGTCCTGGCACAACAGCCACCACGCCGACCCGACCTGCGCCCGGCACGGCGTCGACCGCGGCCAGCTCGACATTTCGGCCCGGACGATCTGGCTGCTGGAGAAGTTCGGCTGGGCGAGCGAGGTCCGCTGGCCGCGCCGGGACCGGTTCGACAAGCTGGCCGCGCGCCGGGCGGCCGAGCGCACCGAGGAGCGGGCCGCCGCCTGA